The DNA segment AGTGGAGTTATTCTACCGAATCTGTTGATTTACAAGAAGGCGGCGTTTCTTTCGACGCCGTCCCGAAGAATAGTATTTTATCGACCAATATTCGTTCGGTGTCAATAAGTGATAATCGCCTAAACGGCCCAACAGGATCGTTTGGCTATTCAATCGCAAGTAAGGATGCGGTACCATTTAGAACTACTGAGAAGTACAAATTAGTTGCAAAAGAGTTTGCGCAGGAAACTTACAAAGGGAGAAAGGGCGCTTTTGCATTTATTTTTTTAATGCTTTCCCTGTTGCCGGTTATGGCATTGCTAGTTTTGAAAAAGAAAACAAACAATAAAATGTCGAACTAGCTAAATAGGAATCTGAAAAAATTATTAATGGGAGAATCTGGGGACATGGTGACCTTGGCGACGGAGGCGCAGCAGTTCCATTTCGCGTCGGGTGCTCAACACCTCGAGCTTTACCACCGGGGGGTCACGATGTCCCCAGTCTTTCCCATCAGCAACGAAAGTTCCGCTTGTCACCGGATGTAGCGCCGCCCAACATGTTGCCGATGTCTGACGTAACGTGGTTTTGAGATGATCGAGTTGATTCAGTTTCCGTGGAGTCCGTATTGCCTGGTGCAGCGCCACATTCTGCGGTTTGCCGGAGTTCGTTTCCAAACCACCAACCTCAAACGCATTGGCGACCGGTCGCGCATCTGGAAACTTACCCAAGCCCGCTATTACGGCGTTCCGATTCTGCGCGATGGATCGCGCGTGGTTTTTGAGACCAGCGAGACCTCCCAGGTCCTCGGCAAATATCTGGATCGGAAATTCAAACTGAACTTGTTTCCGCGTGAACGTGAAGGCGAGCAGATCATCCTCTGGCAATACCTCGAAGGGGAAATCGAAAGCCTGACGTTCAAGCTGAACGACATTTACTATCGCGAGTTTGTGGCTCAAGCGGACCAACTTCCGTTTCTTCGCCATAAAGAACGCAAGTTTGGTCGTGGTTGTATAGACGCCTGGCGCGCGCAACGCGCGTCTCTGCGGGCCGAATTGGTGGCGAAACTGACGCCGTTCGAGCGCATGGCGGCGCATCGTCCGTTTCTCCTGCGGGAACGCCCCAGCTTTGTGGACTTCGATCTGCTGGGTCTGATGAACAACTTTTTCTATTCCGGCCACTACACCTGGCCGGCGGCGTTGCCGCAACTGCATCAGTGGTACCGCCGGATCACCGCCGCCCGGCTGACTCAATTCGTCATGTGAAGAACTACATTCTCGACACCAACGTCCTGCTCCACGACCCGAACTCCTTGCTGAACTTCCGCGAGCACCACGTTCTGATTCCCATCGAAGTCATCGAGGAAATTGACCGGTTCAAACGCGAGTCCTCGGAACTGGGTCAGAATGCCCGTGCGGTTTCCCGCTTGTTGGATGCGTATCGCGGTCAGGGCAGTTTGAGCGACGGCGTGAAACTGCCCAACGGCGGCAAATTGCGGATTGCGATGCAGAAACGCAGTTTGACCAACGGCAACGGGAGCAGTAAGGGCCTGGGCGGCTCCAAGAGCGTGGATAATAAAATCCTGGCGATTGCCAAAACGCTGCAAAAAGCCGAGCCGAAACATAAAACCATTCTGGTCTCGAAAGACATCAACCTGCGCATCAAAGCTGATGCGTTGGGATTGGACGCCGAGGATTACGAAACGGATCGCGTTCATATCAAGGA comes from the Verrucomicrobiia bacterium genome and includes:
- a CDS encoding glutathione S-transferase, translating into MIELIQFPWSPYCLVQRHILRFAGVRFQTTNLKRIGDRSRIWKLTQARYYGVPILRDGSRVVFETSETSQVLGKYLDRKFKLNLFPREREGEQIILWQYLEGEIESLTFKLNDIYYREFVAQADQLPFLRHKERKFGRGCIDAWRAQRASLRAELVAKLTPFERMAAHRPFLLRERPSFVDFDLLGLMNNFFYSGHYTWPAALPQLHQWYRRITAARLTQFVM